A single genomic interval of Rhododendron vialii isolate Sample 1 chromosome 3a, ASM3025357v1 harbors:
- the LOC131319571 gene encoding pentatricopeptide repeat-containing protein At2g20540-like, translating into MAGKMVVLTIRGLEDMFAPLLQKWVGIVRLKKVHAQIVKFSLAQSSFLMTKMVDICDKNGEIEYATLLFKQVVEPNSYLYNAMIRAYTHSHLYISTINVYKQMLRDGDPQGKDPIFPDKFTYPFVIKSCGGLLCLDLGKQVHVHACKFGWKSNTVIENSLLDMYIRCDNLSDAHKMFEEMSGRDVISWNSLITGHIKLGQVRRARAMFEEMPEKTIVTWTAMISGYTRNGFDAEALDVFRRMQMEGVEPDWVSLIAVLPACAQLGALELGKWIHFYAEKNGFLHITCLCNSLIEMYAKCGSVSQAWQLFDEMLERDVISWSTMIGGLANHGKAREAIVLFQEMQRAKVEPNEITFVGLLSACTHAGFLDEGLKYFDSMRKDYNIEPGIEHYGCLVDLLGRAGHIDRALETIKNMPMEPDSAIWGSLLSCCRTHSDLEVAVIAMEQLLELEPDDAGNFVLLSNIYAKLGRWNGVSRMRKLMRSKSMKKTPGGSVIEVNNVAEKFTSGDRCNPYTEVIYWILELLALHQSGYGNVLETLLEDASESI; encoded by the coding sequence ATGGCTGGGAAAATGGTTGTCTTGACGATCAGAGGGCTGGAAGATATGTTTGCACCTTTATTGCAGAAGTGGGTTGGCATAGTAAGATTGAAGAAAGTACATGCCCAAATTGTCAAGTTCTCACTGGCACAAAGCAGCTTCTTGATGACAAAAATGGTGGATATATGTGATAAGAATGGAGAAATAGAGTATGCAACTTTGCTCTTCAAACAGGTGGTTGAGCCAAATAGTTACTTGTACAATGCCATGATTAGAGCTTATACTCATAGCCACTTGTATATATCCACAATCAATGTTTACAAGCAGATGTTAAGAGACGGAGACCCACAAGGTAAAGACCCGAtttttcctgacaaattcaCGTACCCATTTGTGATCAAGTCCTGTGGAGGTCTTTTGTGTCTTGACCTGGGTAAGCAAGTTCATGTGCACGCTTGTAAATTTGGGTGGAAGTCCAATACGGTGATTGAAAATTCATTGTTGGATATGTATATAAGGTGTGACAATTTAAGTGATGCACACAAGATGTTTGAGGAAATGAGCGGGAGGGATGTAATATCATGGAACAGTCTCATTACTGGGCATATTAAATTGGGCCAGGTGAGAAGAGCTAGAGCAATGTTTGAGGAGATGCCAGAGAAGACAATCGTCACTTGGACGGCAATGATTTCTGGGTATACGCGAAATGGGTTTGATGCCGAGGCATTGGATGTTTTCCGGAGAATGCAAATGGAAGGAGTTGAGCCTGATTGGGTCAGCTTGATTGCAGTTTTGCCGGCATGTGCACAGTTGGGAGCTCTTGAGCTTGGGAAATGGATTCACTTCTATGCagagaaaaatgggtttttgCACATAACCTGTCTTTGTAATTCTCTGATTGAAATGTATGCAAAATGTGGAAGCGTAAGCCAAGCGTGGCagctgtttgatgaaatgctAGAAAGAGACGTGATCTCTTGGAGTACAATGATTGGAGGATTAGCAAATCATGGAAAAGCTCGTGAAGCAATTGTGCTATTTCAAGAGATGCAGAGGGCAAAAGTTGAACCAAATGAGATCACTTTTGTTGGACTTTTATCAGCTTGCACACATGCAGGATTTTTGGACGAGGGATTAAAGTACTTTGATTCTATGAGAAAAGATTATAACATAGAGCCAGGGATTGAACACTATGGTTGTTTGGTTGATCTCCTTGGTCGAGCAGGGCACATTGATCGAGCACTTGAAACCATAAAGAACATGCCAATGGAACCCGATTCAGCGATTTGGGGTTCTCTGTTGAGTTGTTGTAGAACTCATAGTGATCTTGAAGTAGCTGTTATAGCAATGGAGCAACTTCTAGAGCTTGAACCTGATGATGCAGGGAACTTTGTCTTGCTTTCGAACATATACGCAAAACTTGGGAGATGGAATGGCGTGTCGAGGATGAGGAAACTCATGAGAAGTAAGAGCATGAAGAAGACTCCAGGGGGCAGTGTGATAGAGGTCAACAATGTGGCTGAAAAATTTACGTCAGGAGATCGTTGTAATCCATATACAGAGGTTATCTACTGGATTCTAGAGCTGCTGGCTTTGCACCAAAGCGGATATGGCAATGTGCTTGAAACTCTGTTGGAGGATGCAAGTGAAAGTATATGA